The Bifidobacterium sp. WK012_4_13 genome contains the following window.
AATTCGTAGCTCACCCAATCCGACGGGTTCAGAGACAATCCGCCATCGAAGCAGTCATCGAATGCCGATGCGGCAAGGGACTGCGATTCCGAGTCCTTCGGCATGGCACTTTCGCGATGTGACGATTCGAGTGACGTCGAAGCATTGTCAGTCGCATCCTTCGGATCCGTCAGATCGCAGACCACAAGGGGGGAAGTGCCACGACGCGTCAATGAATACAGCGGTGAATAGGCCTGTGAATACGCCGGTGAATCCGACGTGGTTCCCCATGAAGACGGCTCTGGCCCAAGATGCACATCGATGGTGACTCCTTCACGAATCACATCGATGGGCATGCGCAGAGAGTCCCATGCCTTTCCATTGACTTGCACGGACTGAATGTAGACGTTCTCCTCAGACCAGTCGTGGGCTTGAATCGTGGTCTTCACCCCGTTGGGGAAGGCGATCGTGGACCGTGGCACCGACGGGGACGTAATGAGCATCTCTCCACTGGCAGGGGTCAACGGGTAGAGGCCGATGCTGCTGAATACGTACCATGCGGACATCTCCCCGTTGTCCTCGTCGCCCGGATACCCCTGACCGATGGATGATCCGAGGAACAGACGTCGCACGGCTTCCCTGACTATGGCCTGCGTCTTATATGGCGCGGCGGTAAAGGCATACATGTATGCGATATGGTGCGCCGGCTGGTTGGATAGGCCGAACATGCCCATGCGTATGTCGCGAGCCTCGACCATCTCGTGGATGACCCTTCGATAGCTGCCCACGAACTTTGCCGTCTCGGGAGTAGAGAAATAGGCGTCAAGCTTCTTCTCCAACCCGTCGGGCCCACCATAGAGCGACGCGAGACCGTTGCCATCATAGGGAACGGAAAAGGCCATGCCCCAGGCATTCGTTTCCGTGTAGTCGTAGCCCCAGATACGCGGATCGAACTCCTGCGGAAGGCTGCGGAAGTCACCGTCGTCATTCCGCCCCATGAAGAATCCGACATCCTTGTTGAACAGCCGTGGGTATGCCATGGCTCTGTTGCGGAAATACGACGCATTCGACCGATACTCGTCTCGACGCGGATCGTTCGCGTCCGCGTGGGCAAACAACCACTGGGATGCCTGTGCGATGCCGAAATCATTGAGATAATCCTCCAGAGACCACGACATCCCCTCCTCGGTCGAAGTCGATGCATACCCACGGAATATCGCATGTCCATTATCGAATCTGCCGACCTGCATCCTATTGGAAACCGTCGTTGCGTCGCGCAACGACGCATCGTAGGACGATTGGGCATCAAGAAGGTCGACGCCGGAAATCATCGCGTTTGCAATGACGATATCCGCACTTGAACCCACCATGCCTCCGGTGGGCCCTGGCGCGCACCAGCGGTCTATCCACCCACTGGCGCGATAATGATCGACGAAGCCATCCAGCAGGCGGGCTGCCGCCTTTGGTTCAAACAGACAGTAAGCTGGCCATATCGTTCGATAGGTGTCCCAAAAGCCATTGTTCACATATGACAGGCCGTTGCGAAGATCGCATCCGGTATGAACATCCGAGTGATCCCAATCACGGGGGTCGGAAACGTCGGCATAGACCCATTCGGGGGTTTCGTTGCTTCCCGCGTTTTCAGCGGCATTGTTCGGATACATGAACATTCGATACATGCTTGATGCAAAGCTGATCCTGCGCTCATCGTTCGCACCATCGATGGCGACAAGGGAGAGCTTGTCTTCCCACAGCTTCTTGGAACGTTCAACGACATCATCGAATGTCATATCCTCTGGCATCTCAAGCGCCAGAGAATGCAGGGCCTGGTCGAGACTGATGAAAGAAGTCGCGATGCGCAGCACGACTGGTTCCGAAGTGTCGAAGGTGACGACTGCAGAGACATTCTCACGATCAGCGATCACTCCAGACTTCACCGATGCAATCTTCCTATCGCACGATATTGCGAAGAACATTCTTGGAACCGTTGGGTTATCTCCGAATTTGGATTCGTTATATCCAGAAATCTGGAATCGTGGATTTTCGACATCGAACGCGAGAGAGCCCCGTGAGTCGAATTGATCGAGGATCAGCCCCCCACCCGCAGGCATTGAAAAGCGCATCGCAACGACATGGTCCGTGGATGTCATCTCGGCATGCACATGCCGTTCAAGCCTCACGCCATAGTAATAGGGCCGCGCCTGCTCATCTCGATGGCGGAATCCGAGCGCGCGTTCCCCACGCCCACAATGCCCGCTGGCAGCATCGGGCGTCGGCATGACATGCAGCACATTGCGTTCAGAGCCCCAATTGGTTGCCGTATGCGATATCGCAAGCGCCTGCAGCGGCGTGAGGTTATCATCTCGATTGTCGGCATGGTACTTGTATGCCCATGACAGATCATCTGCATCCGTTATGGGAATCCCAAAATTGAAGCCATGCGGAACGGTCACTGCAGGAGCGCAGTTTCCGCGGGAGAAGGAGAGCGACGAGTTCGTTCCGCGCCTTATGTCAATGAGTTCGACCGGATTGTCGCTCAGCTCACGTCCTGGCTCGATCGAGACATCGCTTATCCACCCATGAGGCATCGTGGAGGATCGGCGGCTGCGCCAACAGACAATGTCAGCCTCCACCACCTTTTTCCCTTCAGCGGCAGTGAGTTCGATGCGCTTGTCATTCCACTGGTTCAGACTCAGCACCTTGGACTCATACTGGACATTGGGTTCGATGCCATACCCAGCCTCATCGCAGACCTGCAGCTGCGACAGCCATGATCCATCGTCAAAGAGCAGATCGATGCCGACGGCCGTGGCCTCGAAACCATACCCTGCCTCAGCGTCAGAGTCGAAAACCGGGAAAACCGCATATCGTAGAGTGTCGTGAGATCCGACGATGCGGTCCAGGCTTGCCAGAGGAGTCCTTTGCAGCGCCTCACCCTCAGCGCTGATCTGATATGCGGTATTGTCCACGCTTTCCAACCCTGTGAAGGAATTGGCGGTCGGCGCACCTTCGGGACCTTGAATGCCTGCATTGAATGTCATTGAACCCACCTTTGAATATCAGTTCCCCATTGTCACTGAAACGATTGCCGGAATGTGATCACTCGCCCAGGCACCATTGACCTGGAACGGATATACAGACATCGAATGTACCAGCACGTCTGAAGATACCAGAATCCAATCGATGCGATCCCCACCCTCCACGGGAGCGCGATAATCTACGAAACTGCCATATTCGGGGGAATCGTGACGTTGTGCAATGCTCCACGCGTCCTTGAACCCGAATGGTCCTGCCATCGCCTCGAACTCTGCCGAGCGCCCCGCAGCCTCGTTGAAGTCCCCGCACAAGACAATTGGCAGCCCCTTCGAAGCAGCCTTCAGACGCTCACCGATGAGCTTCATCGATGAGATGCGTGCGAGTTCAGAGACGTTGTCTGTGTGGGTATTGGCAACTATGAACGTGTCTGCTGTCTCCACATCCCTGAGACGTGCCCAGACCGCGATGCGGGTGCAGACATTTCCCCAAGTCGATGAAGCAATGACATCAGGCGTGTCGCTCAGCCAGAATTGATCCCATGCATCAACACGGTATCGACATGAATTGATGAAAATGGCGGAATGCTCGCCTTTGCTCCCTCCTTCCCGACCATAGCCAATCATTTCGTAATCTCTCCCTAGCCCTCGCCTGACCGCGTCTCTCTGATGGAAGAGCAGTTCCTGAGTGCAGAGAATGTCAGGTCTGACGTGGTGGATCAGACGTGTCAGCACTGGCTCACGTCTCCCCCAATTATCAGGGCTGTCTGATGGAGAATCCGCATCCATGCGAATATTCTGGGTCATGATCGTACATCTGCTAGTCACTGTGAGACCTCACTGGTTTGGTTGCTGCACCCTGCGCACAGCTGCATGATTGAAGACGCATGATGCATGCAGGGATATTCTGTTCGTTCGTGTCGATTTCGCAGATCGTCTACTGGACCGATTGCGATTGCGACGATTGTGCGAGATGGAGCTTCGTCATGGCCTTTCTCAGCACGTGCGTGCATGCCGTTATCGGCGTGAGATGGCTGTTCACCAGATATTCTCTGATGGAGCATATCCCAACTGCAAGAAAATACAGCACAAGCAGCAGCAGCGCCTGGATGATCATTGGAATTGGATTCGGCACCGGATTCGCTATCGCAGCGAAGGTGAAGCACGCGACGACCGCCCACCTCCAAGCCTGAAGCATCGAATGCACCTTGAGGGCTCCAGCGAAATTCAACGCCACCAGTATCTCCGGTGTAAGCAGAGACAGCCCGAAGACAAGGATGAGCTTCATGCAGAAGGCGACGAAGGTGTTGGCCTGAAGGAGCATCACCGCATCCTTGGGGACGAATGAATTGAGCGCGGACACGGCCTCTGGAATGGCACGCAATCCGGTATATGCGCCGGCAGCGAAGAGCGCGATGCCGATGATTCCGAATACGGCGACGTATCGCTTCTCGCTGCGCCGCAGCCCAGGGCCTATGAACATGCAGATCTGCAGTATCCACCACGGACTTGAAATCAGGAATCCCAGCTGCAATGCAAGGTTGAACTTGAGGTCAAGCGCCCCGCCGATGGTCTGGAAGTTGAGCTGCGCGCTTCGACCGCCGCTTTCCATAAGCAGTCGTTGAATGTAGGACAGCACCGGATCAAAGAGATACCATCCTGCAACTGTGCCCACGCCGATTCCTGGCAAGGTCCACAGCAGTCGTTTCCGCAGCTCTCTCAGATGCTCGAAGACACCCATGTTTCGCTGCGGATCAGGCTTCTCTTTCACGGTCGTCATTCCCCGAAACTGTCACCTGAAGGAACGCGCTCCTGAGTCATGTTCGTTTCAAGAACGCGCTCCCTTGGTTCCACGTCGATGCGTCTTCGAATCGTCTGAGGCGAGGATGCGGCCGGATCG
Protein-coding sequences here:
- a CDS encoding GH92 family glycosyl hydrolase gives rise to the protein MTFNAGIQGPEGAPTANSFTGLESVDNTAYQISAEGEALQRTPLASLDRIVGSHDTLRYAVFPVFDSDAEAGYGFEATAVGIDLLFDDGSWLSQLQVCDEAGYGIEPNVQYESKVLSLNQWNDKRIELTAAEGKKVVEADIVCWRSRRSSTMPHGWISDVSIEPGRELSDNPVELIDIRRGTNSSLSFSRGNCAPAVTVPHGFNFGIPITDADDLSWAYKYHADNRDDNLTPLQALAISHTATNWGSERNVLHVMPTPDAASGHCGRGERALGFRHRDEQARPYYYGVRLERHVHAEMTSTDHVVAMRFSMPAGGGLILDQFDSRGSLAFDVENPRFQISGYNESKFGDNPTVPRMFFAISCDRKIASVKSGVIADRENVSAVVTFDTSEPVVLRIATSFISLDQALHSLALEMPEDMTFDDVVERSKKLWEDKLSLVAIDGANDERRISFASSMYRMFMYPNNAAENAGSNETPEWVYADVSDPRDWDHSDVHTGCDLRNGLSYVNNGFWDTYRTIWPAYCLFEPKAAARLLDGFVDHYRASGWIDRWCAPGPTGGMVGSSADIVIANAMISGVDLLDAQSSYDASLRDATTVSNRMQVGRFDNGHAIFRGYASTSTEEGMSWSLEDYLNDFGIAQASQWLFAHADANDPRRDEYRSNASYFRNRAMAYPRLFNKDVGFFMGRNDDGDFRSLPQEFDPRIWGYDYTETNAWGMAFSVPYDGNGLASLYGGPDGLEKKLDAYFSTPETAKFVGSYRRVIHEMVEARDIRMGMFGLSNQPAHHIAYMYAFTAAPYKTQAIVREAVRRLFLGSSIGQGYPGDEDNGEMSAWYVFSSIGLYPLTPASGEMLITSPSVPRSTIAFPNGVKTTIQAHDWSEENVYIQSVQVNGKAWDSLRMPIDVIREGVTIDVHLGPEPSSWGTTSDSPAYSQAYSPLYSLTRRGTSPLVVCDLTDPKDATDNASTSLESSHRESAMPKDSESQSLAASAFDDCFDGGLSLNPSDWVSYEFTERRSVGLYTVSLGKAPIARGSHAEEGAQLGFGWVLEVSDDGSDWRVIDEQNDPSYRWEEQTRAFMIAEPEAATYVRFRVTGHARLDLRQLEYFEG
- a CDS encoding endonuclease/exonuclease/phosphatase family protein is translated as MTQNIRMDADSPSDSPDNWGRREPVLTRLIHHVRPDILCTQELLFHQRDAVRRGLGRDYEMIGYGREGGSKGEHSAIFINSCRYRVDAWDQFWLSDTPDVIASSTWGNVCTRIAVWARLRDVETADTFIVANTHTDNVSELARISSMKLIGERLKAASKGLPIVLCGDFNEAAGRSAEFEAMAGPFGFKDAWSIAQRHDSPEYGSFVDYRAPVEGGDRIDWILVSSDVLVHSMSVYPFQVNGAWASDHIPAIVSVTMGN
- a CDS encoding twin-arginine translocase subunit TatC translates to MKEKPDPQRNMGVFEHLRELRKRLLWTLPGIGVGTVAGWYLFDPVLSYIQRLLMESGGRSAQLNFQTIGGALDLKFNLALQLGFLISSPWWILQICMFIGPGLRRSEKRYVAVFGIIGIALFAAGAYTGLRAIPEAVSALNSFVPKDAVMLLQANTFVAFCMKLILVFGLSLLTPEILVALNFAGALKVHSMLQAWRWAVVACFTFAAIANPVPNPIPMIIQALLLLVLYFLAVGICSIREYLVNSHLTPITACTHVLRKAMTKLHLAQSSQSQSVQ